A genomic segment from Thermodesulfovibrionales bacterium encodes:
- a CDS encoding chemotaxis response regulator protein-glutamate methylesterase: MSDRIKVLIVDDSAYSRQAIKGMLENDHDIEVVGIASNGIEAMAKTLKLKPAVITLDFEMPEMDGFSFLRWLMEKKPLPVIMVSSYSDKRTVFTALELGAVDFVPKPTTRASLDLLTIQDDLLEKVRGVRGLRMDRLGLHRNMIKQDRETVRTRRDHSRNYLKGRDIGVVTIGSSTGGPPALQIILTMLPADFPAAILISQHMPKGFTEPFADRLNKLSKIRVREADDGCPVEKGTALICPGGNHLALKGKGHAFRVALVNPTGGDRYTPSVDVMMTSVAEHFGHAAMGIVLTGMGNDGKKGVVEIKEKGGYTIAESEKTAVVFGMPQEAIKTGAVDMVLPLDEIPDEITRVVMAGKKT; the protein is encoded by the coding sequence ATGTCTGACAGGATCAAGGTGCTTATTGTCGATGATTCGGCTTATAGCAGGCAGGCGATCAAGGGCATGCTGGAAAATGACCATGATATTGAAGTCGTCGGCATTGCCTCAAACGGCATAGAGGCTATGGCAAAGACGTTGAAACTGAAGCCCGCTGTTATAACCCTGGATTTTGAAATGCCTGAGATGGACGGTTTCAGCTTCCTGAGGTGGCTCATGGAGAAAAAGCCTCTGCCGGTGATCATGGTCAGCTCCTACTCAGACAAGCGGACGGTCTTTACGGCCCTGGAACTGGGAGCCGTGGATTTCGTTCCAAAGCCCACGACGAGGGCTTCCCTTGATCTTCTGACCATACAGGATGACCTTCTCGAAAAGGTCAGGGGCGTAAGAGGCCTGAGGATGGACAGGCTCGGCTTGCACAGGAACATGATCAAACAGGACCGTGAAACCGTCAGAACCAGACGCGACCATTCGAGGAATTACCTGAAGGGCCGTGACATAGGGGTCGTGACGATCGGGTCTTCAACGGGAGGGCCCCCGGCATTGCAGATTATCCTGACGATGCTCCCTGCTGATTTTCCTGCGGCAATCCTGATAAGCCAGCATATGCCGAAAGGCTTTACCGAGCCCTTTGCCGACAGGCTCAACAAGCTTTCCAAGATCAGGGTGAGGGAGGCTGACGACGGCTGCCCCGTTGAAAAGGGAACTGCTCTTATATGTCCCGGAGGCAACCACTTGGCGCTCAAGGGGAAGGGTCATGCTTTCCGCGTTGCCCTCGTCAACCCCACAGGGGGGGACCGCTACACACCTTCCGTCGATGTCATGATGACGTCGGTGGCCGAGCATTTCGGACACGCGGCAATGGGCATTGTCCTGACGGGCATGGGGAATGACGGCAAGAAAGGTGTGGTGGAAATTAAAGAAAAAGGTGGTTATACTATAGCGGAATCTGAAAAGACGGCAGTCGTTTTCGGTATGCCTCAGGAGGCGATAAAGACCGGAGCCGTTGATATGGTTCTGCCCCTGGATGAGATACCCGATGAGATAACACGGGTCGTCATGGCAGGGAAGAAGACGTGA
- a CDS encoding protein-glutamate O-methyltransferase CheR: MFRRETEHNDLIPLSEDVFRLIRDLIRDYCGIFFDDGSRYLIEKRLSRRVRLNHLDNFRDYYRLLLYDKNREDELSAIIDIITINETYFFREQNQLKAFTDEILPVLRNDCRESRKLRIWSAGCSTGEEPYTIAMLILEYGGMHGWDIEILGSDINQRVLASARRGVYRKNSFRSPQEYFTNKYFKEEGGGAFVISDKVKELVNFCHLNLLDPFRVRFLGQMDVIFCRNVLIYFDHEARKRVADNFYGRLSNGGYLLLGHVESLMNVSTSFALTHLKNDMVYRKPSALGEHAHV, from the coding sequence ATGTTCCGTAGAGAGACGGAGCATAACGATCTCATACCACTCAGTGAGGACGTCTTTAGGCTCATCCGGGATCTCATACGTGACTACTGCGGTATCTTTTTTGACGATGGATCCCGTTATCTCATTGAGAAGAGACTCTCGAGGAGGGTGAGACTCAATCACCTTGACAATTTCAGGGACTACTACAGGCTTCTCCTTTACGATAAGAACCGGGAAGATGAATTGTCGGCTATCATAGATATCATAACAATCAACGAGACCTATTTCTTCAGGGAACAGAATCAGTTGAAGGCCTTCACCGATGAGATACTTCCCGTATTGCGTAACGATTGCAGGGAGAGCAGGAAACTGAGGATATGGTCTGCCGGCTGTTCCACGGGAGAAGAGCCTTATACGATCGCTATGCTTATCCTCGAATACGGGGGGATGCACGGCTGGGATATCGAGATACTCGGGAGCGACATCAATCAGAGAGTCCTGGCTTCTGCCCGGCGCGGAGTCTACCGGAAAAACTCATTCAGGAGTCCGCAGGAGTATTTTACCAATAAGTACTTCAAGGAAGAGGGCGGGGGGGCATTTGTCATATCAGACAAGGTCAAGGAGCTCGTCAATTTCTGCCATCTCAATCTCCTTGATCCTTTTCGGGTGAGATTCCTGGGGCAGATGGACGTCATATTCTGCAGGAACGTCCTCATATACTTCGACCATGAGGCGAGGAAAAGGGTCGCGGACAACTTCTATGGCAGACTTTCGAACGGCGGCTATCTGCTCCTCGGCCATGTGGAGTCTCTTATGAATGTCTCAACCTCCTTCGCCCTTACCCATCTCAAGAACGATATGGTATACCGTAAACCTTCGGCGCTGGGGGAACATGCGCATGTCTGA